The following proteins come from a genomic window of Parafrankia discariae:
- the ribH gene encoding 6,7-dimethyl-8-ribityllumazine synthase — MSGAGAPAEELPDASGVRLAIVATRWHVEITDALLAGALRAAKDSGITVTPTVVRVSGAVELPVVVAALAARHDAVVALGAVIRGGTPHFEYVCRFVTDGLARVTLDAGVPVGFGLLTCDTLEQARDRAGLPGSAEDKGREATLAALDTAVILRGIGALA, encoded by the coding sequence GTGAGCGGCGCCGGAGCGCCCGCCGAGGAGCTGCCCGACGCCAGCGGGGTGCGCCTGGCGATCGTGGCCACCCGATGGCATGTGGAGATCACCGACGCGCTGCTCGCCGGCGCGCTGCGCGCTGCGAAGGACTCCGGAATCACAGTCACCCCGACGGTCGTGAGGGTGTCCGGGGCCGTCGAGCTGCCCGTGGTCGTCGCCGCCCTGGCGGCGCGGCACGACGCCGTGGTGGCGCTGGGCGCGGTGATCCGCGGCGGCACCCCGCATTTCGAGTACGTCTGCCGCTTCGTGACGGACGGTCTGGCGCGGGTGACCCTGGACGCCGGGGTGCCGGTCGGGTTCGGCCTGCTGACCTGCGACACCCTCGAACAGGCCCGGGACCGGGCCGGTCTGCCGGGCTCGGCGGAGGACAAGGGCCGCGAGGCCACCCTCGCCGCGCTGGACACCGCTGTCATCCTGCGCGGCATCGGCGCCCTCGCCTGA